Proteins found in one Cyanobacteria bacterium QS_8_64_29 genomic segment:
- the shc gene encoding squalene--hopene cyclase, which translates to MQAPSSVTAAALFSAIAAGQEYLLGLQAPAGYWQSELESNVTITAEIVLLHKIWGTEGDRPLDKAAAYLRQQQLDNGGWSLFYGDGGHLSTAIEAYMALRLLGVPASDAALGRARDFILARGGISSARIFTKLHLALIGCYDWRGVPSIPPWLMLLPEQSPFTIYELSSWARASTVPLIVVCDRKPVFATDPAIKLDELYAEGRDRVRFELPKRGDWRDGFVWLDDAFKAAEDWNLVPGREEGVRAAERWILAHQDPSGNWGGIIPAMLNSLLALRCLDYDVADPVVRRGLQAVDRFAIETPQHYRVQACISPVWDTAWALRALRDSGLEAERPELVRAGDWLLAQQILDYGDWAVKNPRGEPGGWAFEFDNRHYPDLDDTAAVVMALQRVRLPDERHKRAAMERAVRWLASMQCQQGGWGAFDVDNNQAWLNELPYGDLQALIDPNTTDVTARVLEMLGHCNLAMHPDRVQRAIAYLSGQQESNGAWYGRWGVNYIYGTSGALSALCETAPQSQQRVIARGAAWLAGCQNSDGGWGETCRSYDDPTLRGQGNSTASQTAWALIGLIAAERTVGGLAREAIERGAGYLLATQQADGSWDEAEFTGTGFPGHFYIRYRLYPQYFPLKALGDYRAWAGASPPAG; encoded by the coding sequence ATGCAAGCACCGAGTTCGGTCACCGCCGCCGCCCTCTTCAGCGCGATCGCAGCCGGCCAGGAATACCTGTTGGGGCTGCAGGCGCCAGCCGGGTACTGGCAGTCGGAGCTCGAATCCAACGTCACCATAACAGCCGAGATCGTCCTGCTCCACAAGATCTGGGGCACCGAGGGCGACCGCCCGCTGGATAAAGCCGCGGCTTACCTGCGCCAGCAGCAGCTCGACAATGGCGGCTGGTCGCTGTTTTACGGTGATGGCGGCCACCTCAGCACTGCTATTGAGGCCTACATGGCGCTGCGGCTGTTGGGGGTCCCCGCTAGCGACGCGGCCCTGGGGCGAGCGCGCGATTTCATCCTGGCGCGCGGCGGCATCAGCAGTGCGCGCATTTTTACCAAACTCCACCTGGCGCTCATCGGCTGCTACGACTGGCGCGGCGTCCCCTCCATTCCGCCCTGGCTGATGCTGCTGCCCGAGCAGTCGCCGTTTACAATTTACGAGCTCTCCAGTTGGGCGCGCGCCAGTACAGTCCCGCTAATTGTGGTCTGCGATCGCAAGCCGGTCTTTGCCACAGACCCCGCCATTAAACTGGACGAGCTCTACGCCGAAGGCCGCGATCGGGTCCGCTTTGAGCTGCCCAAGCGGGGGGACTGGCGCGACGGCTTCGTGTGGCTGGACGATGCCTTTAAAGCCGCCGAGGACTGGAACCTCGTCCCCGGGCGCGAAGAAGGCGTCCGCGCGGCCGAGCGCTGGATCCTGGCGCACCAGGATCCCAGCGGCAACTGGGGCGGCATCATCCCGGCCATGCTCAACTCGCTGCTGGCGCTGCGCTGCCTGGATTACGACGTTGCCGATCCGGTGGTGCGGCGCGGCCTGCAAGCCGTGGACCGCTTCGCTATCGAAACGCCGCAGCACTACCGCGTGCAAGCCTGCATCTCGCCGGTGTGGGACACGGCTTGGGCGCTACGGGCCCTGCGCGATTCGGGGCTGGAGGCCGAGCGGCCCGAGCTGGTGCGCGCCGGCGATTGGTTGCTGGCCCAGCAAATTTTGGACTACGGTGACTGGGCCGTTAAGAACCCGCGCGGCGAGCCGGGCGGCTGGGCCTTTGAGTTTGACAACCGCCACTACCCCGATTTGGACGATACGGCCGCGGTGGTCATGGCGCTGCAGCGCGTGCGCTTGCCCGACGAGCGCCACAAGCGCGCTGCCATGGAGCGGGCAGTGCGCTGGCTGGCCTCAATGCAGTGCCAGCAGGGGGGTTGGGGCGCCTTCGATGTCGACAACAACCAGGCGTGGCTCAACGAGCTCCCCTACGGCGATCTGCAGGCCCTGATCGACCCCAACACCACCGATGTCACCGCCCGGGTGCTGGAGATGCTGGGCCACTGCAACCTAGCCATGCACCCCGATAGAGTCCAGCGCGCGATCGCCTATCTGAGCGGCCAGCAAGAAAGCAATGGGGCCTGGTACGGCCGCTGGGGCGTCAACTACATCTACGGCACCAGCGGCGCCCTGTCGGCGCTGTGCGAGACGGCGCCGCAGTCGCAGCAGCGCGTGATCGCGCGCGGGGCCGCTTGGCTCGCGGGCTGCCAGAACTCGGATGGCGGTTGGGGCGAGACCTGCCGCAGCTACGATGACCCCACGCTGCGCGGGCAGGGCAACAGCACCGCCTCCCAAACCGCTTGGGCGCTCATCGGCCTGATTGCTGCCGAGCGCACGGTGGGCGGGCTCGCGCGCGAGGCAATCGAGCGCGGCGCGGGCTATCTGCTCGCCACCCAGCAAGCCGATGGCAGCTGGGACGAGGCCGAGTTCACCGGCACGGGCTTCCCCGGCCACTTCTACATCCGCTACCGGCTCTACCCGCAGTACTTCCCGCTCAAGGCCCTGGGCGACTACCGCGCCTGGGCGGGCGCTAGTCCGCCAGCGGGCTAA
- a CDS encoding peptidase S8 — protein sequence MRKLLLTGGLALVAVGLLVGLAGSPNRPPFDSIALDFRDGVPAATVERELETLRDRYGVEPQLNSQFSRGERLYTIRGDAERLTALRRSELSELTEAIAPNYRYRAFEVPNDPGYPKQWNLRSINQERAWEETKGDGIKVAVIDTGVSRVPDLARTELLQGHDFVNNRAQASDDVGHGTHVAGTIAQSTNNHYGVAGIAPKAAIMPFKVLGRNGSGTVTDIAEAIRLAADRGADAINLSLGGMGASAVLEDAIANATDKGAVVVAAAGNANRNAAAYPARYPQVIGVSALDPADEKTPYSNFGAGVDIAAPGGSEAGKIVQNTIDPQTEGAVFAGFQGTSTAAPHVSGAVALMKASGLEQPAAVRQALARSARAVAEDPLNHFGAGQLDAASAVQRAEQGRIGVRDFWRWLRRNGYLNPWFWIDGAPTMVLPKLAMVVGSYLLAWLLRTVFPLNWSWPLAGGLLAGSSGLFFLRGVYLWDAPQWPMRLLGSSLPELGNAVPGTTQLNPLFASVLLPFALVALLLGHPRWRWFAVGASLGTAACLGVSAVADPAVWGLGSGAIARSFLGINAMLCVGLAGLASHQERPAT from the coding sequence ATGCGCAAGCTGCTGCTGACTGGGGGCCTCGCGCTGGTTGCTGTAGGCCTGTTAGTCGGGCTGGCCGGCTCCCCCAACCGCCCGCCTTTTGACTCCATTGCCCTGGATTTTCGCGACGGCGTGCCGGCCGCCACCGTCGAGCGCGAGCTCGAAACCCTGCGCGATCGCTACGGGGTCGAGCCGCAGCTCAACAGTCAGTTCTCGCGCGGCGAGCGGCTCTACACCATCCGCGGCGATGCCGAACGGCTGACCGCGCTGCGGCGCTCCGAGCTCAGCGAGCTCACCGAGGCGATTGCGCCCAACTACCGCTACCGGGCCTTTGAGGTCCCCAACGACCCGGGCTATCCCAAGCAGTGGAACCTGCGCAGCATCAACCAAGAGCGCGCCTGGGAAGAGACCAAAGGCGACGGCATCAAGGTGGCGGTCATCGATACGGGCGTCAGCCGCGTCCCCGACCTGGCGCGGACGGAGCTGCTGCAAGGGCACGACTTTGTCAACAACCGCGCCCAAGCCAGCGACGATGTCGGGCATGGCACCCACGTGGCCGGAACCATCGCGCAATCGACCAACAATCACTATGGCGTTGCTGGGATTGCCCCCAAAGCCGCCATCATGCCCTTCAAGGTGCTGGGGCGCAACGGCAGCGGCACGGTAACCGACATTGCCGAAGCCATCCGGTTGGCCGCTGATCGCGGCGCTGATGCCATCAACCTAAGCCTGGGCGGCATGGGGGCAAGCGCCGTGCTGGAAGATGCGATCGCCAACGCCACCGATAAGGGGGCTGTCGTGGTGGCGGCTGCCGGTAACGCTAACCGCAACGCGGCAGCCTACCCCGCCCGCTACCCGCAGGTCATTGGCGTCTCGGCCCTGGACCCGGCCGATGAAAAAACGCCCTACTCCAACTTCGGCGCGGGCGTTGACATTGCCGCCCCCGGCGGCAGCGAGGCGGGCAAGATCGTCCAAAACACCATCGATCCCCAAACCGAGGGCGCCGTTTTCGCCGGCTTTCAGGGCACCAGCACCGCTGCCCCCCACGTCTCGGGTGCGGTCGCGCTCATGAAAGCCAGCGGGCTGGAGCAGCCGGCGGCCGTTCGCCAGGCGCTCGCGCGCAGCGCCCGCGCCGTGGCCGAGGATCCGCTCAATCACTTTGGGGCCGGCCAGCTGGATGCCGCCTCGGCCGTCCAGCGGGCGGAGCAGGGGCGCATCGGGGTGCGCGACTTTTGGCGCTGGCTGCGCCGCAACGGCTACCTCAACCCCTGGTTCTGGATCGATGGCGCCCCCACCATGGTGCTGCCCAAGCTGGCAATGGTGGTGGGCTCGTACCTGCTGGCGTGGTTGCTGCGCACCGTTTTTCCGCTCAACTGGAGCTGGCCGCTGGCGGGCGGACTGCTGGCGGGCAGCTCCGGGCTGTTTTTCCTGCGCGGGGTGTATCTGTGGGACGCGCCGCAGTGGCCCATGCGGTTGCTGGGCAGCTCGCTCCCCGAGCTGGGCAATGCCGTGCCCGGAACGACCCAGCTCAATCCCCTGTTTGCCAGCGTCCTGCTGCCGTTCGCGCTGGTGGCCCTGCTGCTGGGGCATCCGCGCTGGCGGTGGTTTGCCGTGGGCGCCTCGTTGGGGACAGCAGCCTGCCTGGGCGTTAGTGCCGTCGCCGACCCGGCTGTTTGGGGGCTGGGCAGCGGCGCGATCGCCCGCAGCTTTTTGGGGATCAATGCGATGCTCTGCGTGGGCTTGGCCGGGTTGGCGAGCCATCAGGAGCGGCCGGCAACGTGA
- a CDS encoding phytoene/squalene synthase family protein, which produces MSAQQDALSVLEATSRTFYIPIVRLPGELQAAVASGYLCMRAIDEIEDSPQLPNAAKAELLRGISTTLQASTERDAPGNFAPVWGDRRAQLAEVTCRIGEWAVLAPASIAPRVWDATAAMADRMAYWAERNWAVRTEADLDRYTFGVAGAVGLLLSDLWAWYDATLTDRTQAIGFGRGLQAVNILRNRSDDWARGVDFFPNGWTSSDMHAYAQRNLQLARAYTAALPQGAAREFCQIPLALAESTLAVLQQGREKLTRAEVEAIVEGATEATADPVAGSERG; this is translated from the coding sequence ATGAGTGCCCAGCAAGATGCCCTAAGCGTTCTCGAAGCGACAAGCCGCACGTTCTACATTCCCATCGTGCGCTTGCCCGGCGAGCTGCAGGCCGCCGTGGCCTCTGGTTATTTGTGCATGCGCGCGATCGACGAAATTGAAGACTCGCCCCAGCTGCCCAACGCGGCCAAAGCCGAGCTGCTGCGCGGCATCAGCACCACGCTGCAGGCTTCCACCGAGCGCGATGCCCCAGGTAACTTTGCCCCAGTTTGGGGCGATCGCCGCGCGCAGCTAGCGGAAGTGACGTGTCGCATTGGCGAATGGGCAGTGCTGGCGCCGGCTTCCATCGCGCCGCGCGTTTGGGATGCCACGGCTGCCATGGCGGACCGGATGGCCTACTGGGCCGAGCGCAACTGGGCGGTACGCACCGAGGCCGATCTGGATCGCTACACGTTTGGGGTCGCCGGGGCGGTGGGCCTGTTGCTCTCGGATCTGTGGGCTTGGTACGACGCAACGCTCACCGATCGCACCCAGGCCATTGGGTTTGGTCGCGGGCTGCAGGCGGTCAACATCCTGCGCAACCGCAGCGACGACTGGGCGCGTGGCGTTGACTTTTTCCCCAATGGTTGGACCAGCAGCGACATGCACGCCTACGCGCAGCGCAACTTGCAGCTGGCGCGCGCCTACACGGCCGCTCTCCCGCAGGGGGCGGCGCGCGAGTTCTGCCAGATCCCGCTAGCGCTAGCCGAGTCCACGCTCGCGGTCCTGCAGCAGGGTCGCGAGAAGCTCACGCGCGCCGAGGTCGAAGCCATCGTCGAGGGTGCTACCGAGGCGACGGCGGACCCAGTGGCAGGCAGCGAACGGGGCTAG
- a CDS encoding glycosyl transferase family 2, whose product MAAIALGLTVMALAVWVGLLLGWGQFWRARPILEETVPAEAELGTEAPPSVGAIMPARNEAAFLPQALQSLLAQRYPGSLTVTVVDDGSTDGTAQAARTAAREVGAQEQVTVVTGREPPPGWTGKLWALQQGIHHASAGEHPPDYWLLTDADIAHDAVNVRRLVAQARSGNRDLVSVMVRLQCRSVWERLLVPAFVFFFRLVYPFRWANDPQRPTAAAAGGCLLVRRAALVQAGGLEAVRHALIDDCTLARAIKQRGPSGRIWLGLSTATRSLRPYGSLGQIWHVVARTAFVQLHRSLILLLAAILGLLLAYAVPPAGAMGGAMAGKPAIAGAGTLGWGLMAAAYVPTLRYYRQPAPLALLLPAIAMLYALMALDSARRHWQGRGGAWKGRVYPAAPENK is encoded by the coding sequence ATGGCTGCAATCGCACTAGGCCTGACAGTCATGGCGCTGGCTGTTTGGGTGGGCCTGCTGCTCGGGTGGGGCCAATTCTGGCGCGCCCGACCCATCCTGGAGGAGACCGTCCCCGCCGAGGCCGAGCTGGGCACTGAGGCGCCCCCTTCGGTGGGCGCCATCATGCCCGCCCGCAACGAGGCAGCGTTTTTGCCCCAGGCGTTGCAGTCGCTGCTGGCCCAGCGCTACCCAGGATCGCTAACGGTCACGGTCGTGGACGATGGCAGTACGGACGGAACGGCCCAAGCTGCCCGCACCGCAGCCCGCGAGGTCGGCGCCCAGGAGCAGGTTACAGTCGTAACCGGCCGAGAGCCGCCCCCCGGCTGGACCGGCAAGCTCTGGGCGCTGCAGCAAGGCATCCATCATGCCAGCGCTGGGGAGCACCCGCCCGATTACTGGCTGCTTACCGATGCCGACATCGCCCACGATGCGGTCAACGTCCGCCGGCTGGTCGCCCAGGCCCGCAGCGGCAACCGGGATTTGGTCTCGGTCATGGTGCGCCTGCAGTGCCGCAGCGTTTGGGAGCGGCTGTTGGTGCCGGCCTTCGTGTTTTTCTTTCGCCTGGTCTATCCCTTCCGCTGGGCCAACGATCCCCAGCGCCCGACGGCCGCAGCGGCTGGCGGTTGCCTGCTGGTGCGCCGCGCGGCGCTGGTGCAAGCGGGCGGGCTGGAGGCCGTGCGTCACGCCCTAATCGATGACTGCACGCTGGCGCGCGCCATCAAGCAACGCGGCCCCTCGGGCCGCATCTGGCTGGGGTTGAGCACTGCCACGCGCAGCCTGCGGCCCTATGGCTCGCTGGGGCAAATTTGGCACGTCGTGGCGCGCACGGCCTTTGTCCAGCTCCACCGCTCCCTGATTTTGCTGCTAGCCGCGATCCTGGGCCTGCTGCTGGCTTACGCTGTCCCACCGGCCGGCGCCATGGGCGGTGCTATGGCGGGCAAACCGGCCATTGCGGGGGCGGGCACACTGGGATGGGGGCTCATGGCGGCAGCCTACGTGCCCACGCTGCGCTACTACCGGCAACCCGCGCCGCTGGCGCTGCTGTTGCCGGCGATCGCGATGCTGTACGCGCTGATGGCGCTGGATTCGGCCCGCCGCCACTGGCAGGGGCGCGGTGGCGCTTGGAAGGGCCGCGTTTATCCCGCCGCCCCCGAGAATAAATAG
- a CDS encoding phosphorylase: MSPDAPIDAVLVPQGMEARAVRRGLRRAGAPQPTLVALPMGPSATAACLGQWLQQRAFWHPPRCLLLGLAGSLSDRYRVGDLAVCATGYCRCDPDGERQASYDRALTAWLQQRLGARAGVARALTHDRLVASAARKRELARAYCSDVVEMEGCAALQALGAGGARLAMLRTIGDGCDHDLPDLSPALGADGSLRSLPLAGCLLCQPIRAGRLVRGSLRGVRVLERAVAYLFSGAAG, from the coding sequence TTGAGCCCCGATGCGCCCATCGATGCCGTCTTGGTGCCCCAAGGCATGGAAGCGCGCGCCGTCCGGCGCGGCTTGCGGCGCGCTGGCGCACCGCAGCCAACGCTGGTTGCGCTCCCCATGGGGCCGAGCGCAACGGCCGCCTGCCTGGGGCAATGGTTGCAGCAGAGGGCGTTCTGGCATCCGCCCCGCTGCCTGCTGCTGGGGTTGGCCGGGAGCCTCAGCGATCGCTACCGCGTAGGCGATTTGGCCGTGTGTGCGACGGGCTACTGCCGCTGCGACCCGGACGGAGAGCGGCAAGCCAGTTACGATCGCGCGCTAACGGCCTGGCTGCAGCAGCGCCTCGGGGCTCGCGCGGGGGTAGCCCGCGCACTGACCCACGATCGCTTGGTCGCTTCGGCCGCGCGCAAGCGCGAGCTGGCGCGTGCCTATTGCAGTGACGTGGTGGAGATGGAGGGCTGCGCCGCCCTGCAGGCGCTGGGGGCAGGTGGCGCCCGACTGGCGATGCTGCGCACCATTGGCGATGGCTGCGATCACGACCTGCCCGATCTGAGCCCAGCGCTGGGTGCAGACGGCTCGCTGCGATCACTGCCGCTTGCAGGGTGCCTGCTGTGCCAGCCCATCCGCGCGGGCCGTTTGGTCCGCGGCAGCCTGCGAGGGGTGCGCGTTCTGGAGCGCGCGGTGGCCTATTTATTCTCGGGGGCGGCGGGATAA
- a CDS encoding oxidoreductase yields the protein MSAPHVGFLGLGVMGGPMAANLARAGYAVTAWNRSPERPGIQTAAEAGATVAASLPEAVAAADIVVTCLGDVPDVERVLLGEGGVATHARRGTLVADMTTIGPEATRRIAGQLQQQELSLVDAPVSGGDVGAQNGTLTVMAGGEPAEFERCYPLFAVMGQTIRHCGPVGSGQAVKLCNQTLASLHVVALCEAMQLARQQGLDPNTVVEVCSTGAAGSWILANLGPKLAAADSDLAPGFAIGHMLKDLRLVRESVPDASELPGTQLAERLFQAVAQLEDGRQQGTQAMIRAYRDPE from the coding sequence ATGAGCGCACCCCACGTTGGCTTTCTCGGTTTGGGCGTCATGGGCGGTCCCATGGCAGCCAACCTCGCCCGGGCGGGGTACGCGGTAACAGCCTGGAATCGCAGTCCCGAGCGCCCCGGCATCCAAACGGCCGCCGAGGCTGGCGCGACCGTAGCTGCCTCGCTGCCCGAGGCGGTCGCCGCGGCCGATATTGTAGTGACTTGCCTGGGCGATGTCCCCGATGTCGAGCGCGTCCTGCTGGGCGAGGGCGGGGTCGCCACCCACGCCCGCCGCGGCACGCTCGTGGCGGATATGACCACCATCGGGCCCGAGGCCACGCGCCGGATAGCAGGCCAGTTGCAGCAGCAGGAGCTATCGCTGGTCGATGCGCCAGTCTCGGGCGGGGATGTGGGTGCCCAGAACGGCACGCTGACGGTCATGGCTGGCGGCGAGCCGGCCGAGTTCGAGCGCTGCTATCCGCTGTTTGCGGTCATGGGCCAAACCATCCGCCACTGCGGCCCGGTGGGTAGCGGCCAGGCGGTCAAGCTCTGCAACCAAACCCTGGCCTCGCTGCACGTGGTCGCGCTGTGCGAGGCCATGCAGCTAGCGCGCCAGCAGGGGCTCGATCCCAATACGGTGGTAGAGGTTTGCAGCACCGGCGCTGCCGGGTCTTGGATCCTGGCCAACTTGGGCCCCAAACTGGCCGCCGCCGATTCCGATTTGGCCCCTGGCTTTGCCATCGGCCACATGCTCAAAGACCTGCGGTTGGTGCGCGAGAGCGTGCCCGATGCCAGCGAGCTCCCGGGCACGCAGCTGGCCGAGCGCCTGTTTCAGGCTGTCGCCCAGCTCGAGGACGGCCGCCAGCAGGGAACCCAGGCCATGATTCGCGCCTACCGCGACCCCGAATAG
- the hpnH gene encoding hopanoid biosynthesis associated radical SAM protein HpnH, which yields MAINIKQALTVGKYILTQRFKGRKRYPLVLMLEPLFRCNLACPGCGKIQHPKEVLKRNLTPQECFDAAETCGAPVVSIPGGEPLLHPQIDEIVSGLIARGKFVYLCTNGVLLEQYLDKFQPSSHLTFSIHLDGLREQHDSCVNQQGVFDKAVQAIQTAKSKGFRVTTNTTVFEGADPYEMQQFFDYVMSLGVDGMMVSPGYSYDKAPDQDHFLQREQTRALFREMLAPFKAGEKNWRFNHNPLFLDFLTGEKDYECTPWGSPSYSVLGWQKPCYLLDDGYFDTFQELMEQTDWSQYGRASGNPKCADCMVHCGYEPTAAEDSLHPQNMVRSLASLFG from the coding sequence ATGGCAATCAATATCAAGCAAGCACTTACCGTTGGCAAATACATTCTTACCCAGCGCTTCAAAGGGCGCAAGCGTTACCCGCTCGTGCTCATGCTGGAGCCGCTGTTTCGGTGCAACTTAGCCTGTCCCGGATGCGGCAAAATCCAGCACCCCAAGGAAGTCCTCAAGCGCAACCTCACGCCCCAGGAGTGCTTCGATGCGGCCGAGACCTGCGGGGCGCCGGTGGTCTCCATTCCGGGCGGCGAGCCGCTGCTGCACCCGCAAATTGACGAGATCGTCTCGGGGCTGATCGCGCGCGGCAAGTTCGTCTATCTGTGCACCAACGGCGTGCTGCTCGAGCAATACCTGGACAAGTTCCAGCCCTCCAGTCACCTCACCTTTAGCATCCACCTCGATGGCCTGCGCGAGCAACACGACAGCTGCGTCAACCAACAAGGCGTTTTTGACAAAGCCGTTCAAGCCATCCAGACCGCCAAATCCAAGGGCTTTCGCGTCACCACCAACACCACGGTCTTTGAGGGCGCCGATCCGTACGAGATGCAGCAGTTTTTCGACTACGTCATGAGCCTGGGCGTCGACGGCATGATGGTCTCGCCCGGCTACAGCTACGACAAAGCCCCCGATCAAGACCATTTTCTGCAGCGCGAGCAGACCCGCGCGCTCTTCCGCGAGATGCTAGCGCCGTTCAAGGCCGGCGAGAAAAACTGGCGCTTCAACCACAACCCGCTGTTTCTCGACTTTCTCACCGGCGAAAAGGACTACGAGTGCACGCCGTGGGGCAGTCCCAGCTACAGCGTGCTGGGCTGGCAAAAGCCCTGCTACCTGCTGGATGACGGCTACTTCGATACGTTCCAGGAGCTAATGGAACAAACCGACTGGAGCCAGTACGGGCGCGCCAGCGGCAATCCCAAGTGCGCCGACTGCATGGTGCACTGCGGCTACGAGCCCACTGCCGCCGAGGACTCGCTGCACCCCCAAAACATGGTGCGCTCTCTGGCGAGCCTGTTCGGCTAG
- a CDS encoding dihydroflavonol 4-reductase, with product MSARAFVTGANGFIGSHLVHLLCQQGYAVRALVRTQSQRDNLEGLAVETITGDLNDPELARAMRGCQYLFHLAACNSLWWADRHRLHASNVRGTQNVLAAARQAGIERTVFTGSAVNLDTSRRASLPNEAHSASPQSLASPYERSKYWAEQAALSAASSGQSVVVAIPTTPLGPGDAKPTPAGDIVLRFLRRQMPVYMPTGFNAIDVRDAAWGHLLALERGRSGERYLLGCQNLALKALLDRLAELTGLTAPKVAVPPWLPAIAAWADERVLALAGKSPSVPLEGVRMAARPLYCDCSKAVRELGLPQSPLEGALRDAVRWFLERGYAKLE from the coding sequence ATGAGCGCGCGCGCGTTCGTCACCGGCGCAAACGGCTTTATTGGCAGCCACCTGGTCCACCTGCTGTGCCAGCAAGGTTATGCCGTGCGCGCCTTGGTGCGCACTCAGAGCCAGCGCGACAACCTCGAGGGCTTGGCAGTCGAGACCATCACCGGCGATCTCAACGATCCCGAGCTGGCCCGGGCCATGCGCGGGTGCCAGTACCTGTTCCATCTGGCTGCGTGCAACTCGCTGTGGTGGGCGGATCGCCACCGGCTGCATGCCAGCAACGTCCGCGGCACCCAAAACGTGCTAGCGGCAGCCCGCCAGGCCGGGATCGAGCGCACAGTCTTTACCGGCTCGGCTGTCAACCTCGACACGAGCCGGCGGGCTTCGCTCCCCAACGAAGCTCACTCAGCCAGCCCCCAGTCGTTGGCCAGTCCCTACGAGCGCTCCAAGTACTGGGCCGAACAGGCCGCCCTCTCGGCCGCCAGCAGCGGCCAATCGGTCGTCGTCGCCATTCCCACCACACCACTGGGTCCCGGCGATGCCAAACCCACCCCAGCTGGCGATATCGTGCTGCGGTTCCTGCGGCGCCAGATGCCGGTCTATATGCCCACTGGCTTCAATGCCATCGACGTCCGCGATGCGGCCTGGGGGCACTTGCTGGCGCTAGAGCGCGGGCGCTCGGGCGAGCGCTACCTGCTCGGTTGCCAAAACCTGGCGCTCAAGGCGCTGCTGGATCGCCTGGCCGAGCTAACAGGCCTGACCGCCCCCAAGGTCGCCGTGCCCCCCTGGTTGCCCGCAATTGCAGCTTGGGCGGACGAGCGCGTCCTGGCGCTCGCGGGCAAATCTCCCTCAGTTCCGCTGGAGGGGGTGCGCATGGCGGCCCGACCGCTCTACTGCGATTGCTCCAAGGCAGTGCGCGAGTTGGGCCTGCCCCAATCGCCGCTCGAGGGCGCCCTGCGGGATGCCGTTCGCTGGTTCCTCGAGCGCGGCTATGCCAAACTTGAGTAA
- a CDS encoding sulfotransferase, translated as MPAARPGLRHPLSGSNPATLLKVLAGNGPIPHQQWPQLAAIASAVLLRWPFTLAERAAALGLARRAQAMPAPVFIIGHWRSGTTHLYNVLSKSRAFNYVSPLATGLPWEMLSLARTLRPLLERALPAERFIDRIPVEPDSPQEDEIALANMTPLSFYHGIYFPQHFARNFNRGVFFDGCTNDESEAWQRTFVYFLSKVWCQHPQQSLLIKNPVYSGRVALLQALWPQAQFIHIYRNPYRVFSSMQTFYRQLFRTFALQPVEGLDCDEWILQTYPRLMEACLQQTAALPAGQLAEVCFEQFEADPLGELERIYATLHWDGFEIDRDAFARYLDSVSQYQKKPHALDAQTAQRVRDRWHPFIERWGYEPPVSLS; from the coding sequence ATGCCCGCTGCCCGCCCCGGCCTCCGCCATCCGCTCAGCGGCAGCAACCCGGCAACGCTGCTAAAGGTACTGGCCGGCAACGGCCCCATCCCGCACCAGCAGTGGCCCCAGCTGGCTGCCATTGCCAGCGCCGTCTTGCTGCGCTGGCCGTTCACGCTGGCCGAGCGCGCGGCTGCCCTGGGGCTGGCGCGCCGGGCCCAGGCCATGCCGGCGCCGGTGTTCATCATCGGTCACTGGCGCAGCGGGACGACCCATCTCTACAACGTCCTGAGCAAGTCGCGGGCCTTCAACTACGTCTCGCCGCTGGCGACGGGGCTGCCCTGGGAAATGTTGAGCCTGGCGCGCACCCTGCGCCCGCTGCTGGAGCGCGCGCTGCCGGCCGAGCGCTTCATCGACCGCATTCCGGTCGAGCCGGATTCGCCCCAAGAAGATGAGATTGCACTGGCCAACATGACGCCGCTGTCTTTTTACCACGGGATTTACTTCCCGCAGCACTTTGCCCGCAACTTCAATCGCGGCGTTTTTTTCGACGGCTGCACTAACGATGAGAGCGAGGCCTGGCAGCGCACCTTCGTTTACTTTTTGAGCAAGGTCTGGTGCCAGCACCCCCAGCAATCGCTTTTGATCAAAAACCCGGTCTATTCGGGGCGCGTTGCCCTGTTGCAGGCGCTCTGGCCCCAGGCCCAATTCATCCACATCTATCGCAACCCGTACCGCGTCTTTAGCTCCATGCAGACCTTCTACCGCCAGCTGTTTCGCACCTTTGCCCTGCAACCGGTTGAGGGCCTGGATTGCGACGAGTGGATTTTGCAAACCTACCCGCGCCTGATGGAGGCGTGCCTCCAGCAGACGGCAGCGCTGCCGGCCGGGCAACTGGCCGAGGTCTGCTTCGAGCAGTTTGAGGCCGATCCGCTGGGCGAGCTGGAGCGCATCTACGCTACGTTGCACTGGGATGGCTTTGAGATTGACCGGGACGCCTTTGCCCGCTACCTCGACTCGGTCAGCCAGTACCAAAAAAAACCGCACGCCCTGGATGCCCAGACCGCGCAGCGCGTGCGCGATCGCTGGCATCCGTTCATCGAGCGCTGGGGCTACGAGCCCCCCGTCAGCTTAAGCTGA